The following proteins are encoded in a genomic region of Spirosoma sp. SC4-14:
- a CDS encoding aspartate aminotransferase family protein gives MQAVTHRQLFFQHVAQTSDFPLALEIERADGVNIYSTDGKPYIDLISGIGVSNVGHRHPRVLEAINHQLDKYLHLMVYGEYIQTPQTQLAQALSETLPPGLDIVYFTNSGTEAVEGAMKVAKRYTGRSEIISCVNAYHGSTQGALSLSGDENFKRNYRPLLPDVRHIRHGHWDDIEHITSRTAAVVMEVIGGEAGVRVPEAAYLQAIRQRCTDVGALLVFDEIQTGFGRTGTFWAFEGFGLTPDIVLCAKGMGGGMPIGAFISSANIMHVLRNNPMLGHITTFGGHPVSCAASLATLRVIRDQRLFEAAEAKGQLFRHLLQHSAIREIRGKGLMLAVEFDSFDILKPVIDRAIDHPGMGVITDWFLFCNNSMRIAPPLIISDDQIRQACSIILEAIDATASGKHNR, from the coding sequence ATGCAGGCGGTTACCCACCGACAATTATTTTTTCAACACGTAGCACAGACCTCCGATTTCCCCTTAGCGTTGGAAATTGAACGGGCAGATGGGGTAAATATTTACTCAACGGACGGAAAACCGTATATCGATCTGATTTCAGGCATTGGTGTGAGTAATGTTGGCCATCGCCATCCGCGTGTTCTGGAAGCCATAAACCATCAGTTGGATAAGTATCTGCATCTGATGGTTTATGGCGAATATATTCAGACTCCCCAAACCCAACTGGCTCAGGCACTGTCCGAAACGCTACCACCCGGCCTCGACATTGTTTATTTCACCAACTCGGGTACCGAAGCGGTGGAGGGTGCCATGAAAGTGGCCAAACGGTATACGGGCCGAAGCGAGATCATTAGCTGCGTCAACGCCTATCATGGCTCTACCCAGGGTGCCTTGTCGCTTTCGGGCGACGAAAATTTCAAACGCAATTATCGCCCTCTCCTGCCCGATGTTAGACACATCCGCCACGGACATTGGGACGATATTGAACACATCACATCCCGAACGGCTGCCGTAGTGATGGAAGTAATTGGTGGTGAAGCCGGTGTTCGGGTACCCGAAGCAGCTTACCTTCAGGCCATCCGGCAACGTTGTACGGACGTGGGAGCCTTGTTGGTTTTCGATGAAATTCAGACGGGGTTTGGCCGTACAGGGACCTTCTGGGCATTCGAAGGCTTCGGCCTTACGCCTGATATTGTGCTATGCGCCAAAGGCATGGGTGGTGGTATGCCTATCGGTGCTTTCATTAGCTCGGCCAACATTATGCACGTGCTTCGCAACAATCCAATGCTGGGGCACATTACTACCTTTGGCGGGCATCCGGTTTCGTGCGCGGCCTCACTGGCTACGCTGCGTGTTATTCGGGATCAACGGCTATTCGAAGCTGCTGAAGCCAAAGGACAACTCTTTAGACACTTGCTACAGCATTCGGCAATTCGAGAAATACGGGGAAAAGGGCTGATGCTGGCCGTGGAGTTCGACTCGTTCGATATACTGAAACCTGTGATCGACCGAGCCATTGATCATCCCGGTATGGGAGTGATTACCGACTGGTTTTTGTTTTGTAACAACTCGATGCGAATAGCTCCTCCATTGATAATTTCCGACGACCAGATACGCCAGGCCTGTTCCATCATACTGGAGGCCATCGACGCTACCGCATCAGGGAAACACAACCGATAA
- a CDS encoding alpha/beta hydrolase-fold protein: MQQDYRKWYSHHLGRDIEMLVFGNWGYPVLLFPTSMGHYYEYKDFGFIETVRWFVETGKVKLFCIDSIDRDSWYAKHLHPGTRIWNHVLYDRFLHEELVPGIQRECNVRKIGVSGASFGGYHALNFAFRHPEQVGHLLTMGAAFDIKSFLGGYYDENVYFNNPPDFMPNAQNPEFYHMNIVLGTSEYDFCKDDNYRMSGILSRKGIHHKLDVTPWGNHDWPVWKDQFPRYLSMI, translated from the coding sequence TTGCAGCAGGATTATCGAAAATGGTATTCGCACCACCTCGGTCGCGATATTGAGATGCTGGTTTTCGGCAACTGGGGTTACCCTGTCTTGCTATTTCCAACGTCGATGGGGCATTACTATGAATACAAAGACTTCGGTTTTATTGAAACCGTCCGCTGGTTTGTTGAAACCGGCAAAGTGAAGCTCTTTTGCATCGATAGTATTGACCGGGATAGCTGGTATGCCAAACATTTGCACCCGGGCACGCGCATCTGGAACCATGTACTCTACGACCGATTTCTTCATGAAGAACTGGTACCGGGAATACAACGCGAGTGCAATGTTCGAAAAATTGGCGTATCAGGCGCTTCTTTCGGGGGCTATCATGCCTTGAATTTTGCCTTCAGGCACCCCGAACAGGTCGGCCATCTCCTAACCATGGGGGCTGCCTTCGATATCAAATCGTTTCTGGGAGGCTACTACGATGAAAATGTCTACTTCAACAATCCCCCCGATTTTATGCCCAATGCTCAGAATCCCGAGTTCTACCACATGAACATCGTTCTGGGCACGTCGGAATATGATTTTTGTAAAGACGATAACTACCGGATGTCGGGAATTTTAAGCCGGAAAGGCATTCACCATAAACTCGATGTAACGCCCTGGGGTAATCACGACTGGCCGGTCTGGAAAGATCAGTTTCCAAGGTATTTAAGCATGATTTGA
- a CDS encoding DUF1343 domain-containing protein, whose translation MSVRFGIDLFLEEASAYANRKLAFVTNEAATTTAYTPSRLALLQRGFAVMKLFAPEHGLEAIGEDGKQMPDGRDVLTGLPVISLYGNKLRPATIDLVDVDTIVVDLPDIGCRFYTYLWTLSYLMEACCEAQKKLIVLDRPNPISGRMELIEGPMLDEAFCASFIGRWRMPLRASCTMGELARFWQNTRFPALTLTVVPVEGWQRWQFASDWQPSFIPTSPAMVSAEATQLYPGLGLLEATNLSEGRGTATPFQIAGAPWLSGIWIAEAFNALRLSGVIARAITFTPLAGRYKDQLCGGCMFHVTDKTLFRPVWSILLFIKLVADFYPNEFEWATYPTHVNSSGTHHLDKLLGIHESEALFAMPMNRFQERVSSLLICTDWIGQIAPFLLY comes from the coding sequence ATGTCAGTGCGTTTTGGAATTGATCTTTTCCTGGAAGAGGCATCCGCTTATGCAAACAGGAAGTTGGCCTTTGTTACCAATGAGGCGGCCACCACAACGGCCTATACGCCCTCGCGGCTGGCCTTGTTGCAGCGTGGTTTTGCCGTAATGAAACTTTTCGCACCTGAACACGGCCTGGAAGCAATTGGAGAGGATGGAAAACAGATGCCCGATGGCCGCGATGTTCTGACCGGATTGCCAGTCATTAGTTTATATGGCAATAAGCTCCGACCGGCTACTATTGATCTGGTCGATGTTGATACGATAGTTGTCGATCTGCCCGATATTGGTTGCCGTTTTTATACCTACCTCTGGACATTGTCGTATTTGATGGAAGCCTGTTGCGAAGCTCAGAAAAAGCTGATTGTCCTCGATCGGCCGAACCCAATTTCGGGGCGTATGGAACTGATTGAGGGGCCAATGCTCGATGAAGCATTCTGTGCATCGTTTATTGGGCGCTGGCGTATGCCATTGCGGGCCTCATGTACGATGGGCGAACTAGCCCGGTTCTGGCAAAATACACGGTTTCCTGCGTTGACCTTAACGGTAGTGCCAGTTGAAGGGTGGCAGCGTTGGCAGTTTGCTTCCGACTGGCAACCCTCATTTATTCCTACCTCGCCCGCAATGGTTAGTGCCGAAGCAACCCAGCTCTATCCGGGACTTGGGTTGCTGGAGGCTACCAATCTGAGCGAAGGCCGTGGAACGGCTACGCCCTTTCAGATTGCCGGTGCGCCCTGGTTAAGCGGAATCTGGATTGCCGAAGCGTTCAACGCGTTGCGGTTGTCGGGGGTGATTGCGCGGGCCATTACGTTTACCCCACTGGCGGGCCGATACAAAGATCAGCTTTGTGGAGGTTGTATGTTTCATGTTACGGATAAAACCCTGTTCCGGCCAGTTTGGTCAATACTACTGTTTATAAAGCTGGTGGCCGATTTTTATCCCAATGAATTTGAGTGGGCAACTTACCCAACCCATGTAAATTCCAGTGGAACCCATCATCTCGATAAACTGCTTGGCATACACGAATCGGAGGCTTTGTTTGCGATGCCCATGAACCGTTTTCAGGAAAGGGTTTCGTCGTTGCTAATCTGTACTGACTGGATCGGCCAGATTGCCCCGTTTCTGCTCTATTGA
- a CDS encoding carboxylate-amine ligase, with protein MPVFTLGIEEEFQTIDPVTGELRSHMSKIVDGGQIVLQERVKAEMHQAVVEVGTNICNNIHDARQEVTYLRRMIIELAENQNLKIAAAGTHPFSDWQDQLITPNERYDRLIDEMRDVARSNLIFGLHVHVGIDTRNEGIQIMNAVRYFLPHIYALSTNSPFWRGRNTGFKSYRSKVFDKFPRTGIPDFFASAAEYDEYINLLVKTNCIDNGKKIWWDIRLHPFFNTIEFRICDVPMRMDETICLAAIMQALIAKIYKLHKQNLNFRPYRRILINENKWRAARYGIEGKLIDFGKQEEVPTHHLIHELLNFIDDVVDELGSRAECEYVLKILEMGTGADRQLAVFQQHNDLKKVVDYIVEETSFGIS; from the coding sequence ATGCCTGTATTCACACTTGGGATTGAAGAAGAGTTTCAAACGATCGATCCCGTAACGGGCGAGCTACGCTCGCATATGTCCAAGATTGTTGATGGTGGACAGATCGTCCTCCAGGAGCGCGTAAAAGCCGAAATGCACCAGGCAGTCGTTGAGGTTGGAACAAATATTTGTAACAACATTCATGACGCCCGGCAAGAAGTAACCTACCTCCGCAGGATGATCATTGAGCTGGCCGAAAACCAGAACCTTAAAATTGCAGCAGCCGGAACGCACCCTTTCTCCGACTGGCAGGATCAGCTCATTACGCCCAACGAACGCTACGACCGACTCATCGACGAAATGCGCGACGTAGCCCGCTCGAACCTGATCTTTGGGTTGCACGTACACGTAGGTATCGATACCCGAAACGAAGGTATTCAGATCATGAACGCCGTTCGGTATTTCCTGCCGCATATTTATGCGCTGTCGACCAACTCTCCGTTCTGGCGAGGACGCAATACGGGCTTCAAATCGTATCGTTCCAAAGTATTCGATAAATTTCCGAGAACGGGTATTCCCGATTTTTTTGCCTCTGCGGCCGAATATGACGAGTACATCAACCTGCTCGTCAAAACCAATTGCATCGACAATGGCAAGAAAATCTGGTGGGACATTCGCCTGCATCCGTTTTTCAATACCATCGAATTCAGAATTTGCGATGTACCCATGCGCATGGATGAAACCATTTGTCTGGCAGCCATTATGCAGGCGCTGATTGCCAAAATCTATAAACTGCACAAACAGAATTTGAATTTCCGACCCTACCGGCGCATTCTGATCAACGAAAACAAATGGCGGGCGGCCCGCTACGGCATCGAAGGAAAACTGATCGATTTTGGTAAACAGGAAGAAGTACCAACGCACCATCTGATTCACGAACTGCTCAATTTTATTGATGACGTTGTCGACGAACTGGGTAGCCGGGCCGAATGCGAATACGTGCTAAAAATCCTTGAAATGGGTACTGGCGCCGACCGGCAGTTGGCAGTGTTTCAGCAGCACAACGACCTGAAGAAGGTTGTCGATTATATTGTGGAGGAAACTTCTTTCGGAATAAGCTAG
- the porQ gene encoding type IX secretion system protein PorQ, translating to MKNRLFFFITVWFWPFLTMAQPLGGQRVFSFLDLPTHARVAALGGQVASATQPDGSYHLNNPALADSIRDNQLSLSLMPYLAAAKYYTLHYGLPFGAGQAGRKAHWAAGMQYLSYGQFTLTDPAGNSLGTFSANDYAVSLTHARTEGNFTLGATLKAVGSSIETYSAFGILADLGGVWRHPKQELSFGLVAKNVGYLLKNYGPSEASLPFDLQAGVTLKPKHAPVRLTLTAHHLQQFDITYNDPTLNVRYDLNGNLIPQTTSVTEKIARHLSVGVELLISRNVHILAGYNHLKRQEGKLTTGGGGAGISFGASIQARGFQLTYGRFSSVPTAGTSQLSLRIDLDRIIR from the coding sequence TTGAAAAACCGACTCTTTTTCTTCATCACGGTTTGGTTCTGGCCGTTTCTGACAATGGCTCAGCCGCTCGGCGGTCAGCGTGTTTTTTCATTTCTCGATCTGCCTACCCACGCACGTGTGGCAGCCCTGGGCGGTCAGGTAGCATCGGCCACCCAGCCCGACGGCTCCTACCATCTTAACAATCCGGCGCTGGCCGATTCCATCCGCGACAACCAGCTTTCGTTAAGCCTGATGCCGTATCTGGCTGCGGCCAAATATTATACCCTGCACTATGGATTGCCTTTTGGCGCGGGACAGGCCGGCCGAAAGGCGCACTGGGCTGCCGGTATGCAATACCTGAGCTACGGACAGTTTACGCTGACCGATCCGGCCGGGAACTCGCTGGGCACTTTTTCGGCCAACGACTACGCTGTTAGTCTCACCCATGCCCGTACAGAAGGAAATTTCACTCTCGGGGCAACGCTGAAAGCCGTTGGTTCGAGCATCGAAACCTATTCGGCATTTGGGATTCTGGCCGATCTGGGGGGCGTATGGCGACACCCGAAACAGGAATTAAGCTTCGGTCTGGTAGCAAAAAACGTTGGCTACCTACTTAAGAACTACGGCCCTTCTGAGGCCAGCCTGCCATTCGATCTTCAGGCGGGCGTAACGCTAAAACCTAAACACGCCCCTGTTCGACTGACGTTAACGGCCCATCATCTACAGCAATTCGACATTACCTACAACGACCCAACCCTGAACGTCCGGTATGATCTGAATGGAAATCTGATCCCGCAGACAACCAGTGTTACCGAAAAAATTGCCCGACATCTGAGCGTTGGAGTCGAGCTGCTGATTAGCCGAAATGTGCATATTCTGGCGGGCTACAATCACCTCAAACGTCAGGAAGGCAAGCTCACCACCGGGGGCGGTGGTGCTGGCATTTCCTTTGGCGCATCCATTCAGGCGCGCGGTTTTCAGCTCACCTATGGGCGTTTTTCGTCGGTTCCCACAGCAGGCACCAGCCAGCTATCCCTGCGCATTGATCTGGATCGTATTATCCGATAA
- a CDS encoding alpha/beta hydrolase-fold protein has translation MADHSPAFSSAEPPAVSVRHDDSLVSVPLRRTVHLDIMLPPGYEQTTRNYPVLYLNDGQDLARLRMMEVLDSLYQKQAIEPFVLVAIHAGDRIQEYGTAARADYMHRGSKAGLYTDFVLTELLPYIKKHYRVSSEPATSAFAGFSLGGLSAFDLVFHHPDQFGRAGVFSGSFWWRSKSTEDGYRDETDRIMHDLVRKGSYARNLKFWFETGTEDETSDRNNNGVIDSIDDTLDLISELEKKGYRYSANAPWSDIRYVEIKGGKHNQETWSQIMPDFLIWAFSKE, from the coding sequence ATGGCTGATCATTCTCCGGCCTTTTCTTCTGCTGAACCACCGGCCGTTTCGGTTCGGCACGACGACTCGCTGGTTTCGGTTCCACTACGGCGCACCGTCCATCTGGATATTATGCTACCACCGGGCTATGAGCAAACTACCCGTAACTATCCTGTGCTTTACCTGAATGATGGCCAGGATTTGGCACGTCTTCGGATGATGGAAGTGCTCGACTCTTTATATCAGAAACAGGCAATTGAGCCGTTTGTTCTGGTAGCTATTCATGCGGGGGATCGTATTCAGGAATACGGAACGGCGGCTCGTGCCGATTATATGCACCGAGGTAGTAAAGCCGGGCTCTACACTGATTTTGTGCTGACCGAATTATTACCATACATAAAAAAACATTATCGAGTGAGTAGTGAACCCGCAACCTCTGCCTTTGCTGGCTTTTCGCTGGGTGGTTTGTCGGCCTTCGATCTGGTTTTTCACCATCCCGACCAGTTTGGGCGGGCTGGTGTGTTTTCGGGATCGTTCTGGTGGCGTAGCAAAAGCACTGAAGATGGTTATCGCGACGAAACCGACCGGATCATGCATGATCTGGTGCGGAAAGGTTCGTATGCGCGTAACCTCAAATTCTGGTTTGAAACCGGAACCGAAGACGAAACCAGCGACCGGAATAACAATGGTGTTATCGATTCCATCGACGATACGCTCGATCTAATCAGCGAACTGGAAAAAAAAGGCTATCGGTACTCCGCCAACGCACCCTGGTCCGACATTCGGTATGTCGAAATAAAAGGAGGCAAACACAATCAGGAAACCTGGAGCCAGATTATGCCCGATTTTCTGATATGGGCGTTTTCTAAAGAGTGA
- a CDS encoding DinB family protein: MTTLDRLQNHSAEIPAKLSGLSEQELIQHPPGKWSRKEILGHLTDSAINNLKRFTEASFASEPYLVCGYNQDALVVANRYQMLPLSHLITLWSSLNQQIYYVANALTPEQLAQPIQFENADKPVQTLHWLIDDYVLHLEHHLKTLL, encoded by the coding sequence GTGACTACACTTGATCGACTCCAGAACCATAGTGCCGAAATCCCCGCTAAACTTAGCGGTTTATCTGAACAGGAACTGATACAGCATCCTCCCGGCAAATGGTCACGAAAAGAAATCCTGGGCCATCTGACCGATTCGGCGATTAATAACCTGAAACGTTTTACTGAGGCCTCATTCGCCAGTGAGCCGTATCTGGTTTGTGGATACAATCAGGATGCTTTAGTAGTTGCCAACCGGTATCAGATGCTGCCCTTGTCTCATCTTATTACACTTTGGAGCAGCCTTAACCAACAGATTTACTATGTTGCCAACGCACTAACTCCAGAACAGCTAGCCCAACCCATTCAATTTGAGAACGCTGACAAACCTGTTCAAACACTCCACTGGCTTATAGACGATTACGTACTACACCTGGAACATCACCTCAAAACGCTGTTATAA
- a CDS encoding acyl-CoA carboxylase subunit beta, whose amino-acid sequence MQAETRPETDSPLNPKPSKIDMLARKNAEAELGGGQKRIDNQHAKGKLTARERVALLMDEGSFEEIGKFVMHRSRDFGLDKEHYLGDGVVTGYGTVDGRLVYVFAQDFTVFGGALSETHAEKICKLMDLAMQNGAPLIGLNDSGGARIQEGVLSLAGYADIFYRNTKASGVIPQLSAIMGPCAGGAVYSPAITDFIFMVENTSYMFVTGPNVVKTVTHETVTAEELGGASTHSTKSGVTHFACENELLCIQHIKRLLSYIPQNCEDEPTRYAYEPTDESRSALNSIIPDNPNQPYDMREVIAELVDADSFMEVHKNFAENIVVGFARIAGRSIGVVGNQPAVLAGVLDINASTKAARFVRFCDCFNIPLLVLEDVPGFLPGTDQEWNGIITNGAKLLYAFCEATVPRVTVITRKAYGGAYDVMNSKHIGADLNYAWPSAEIAVMGASGAAEIIFKREIAEATDPQAKLQEKVQDYTEKFANPYRAAHRGYIDEVIMPDQTRQKLIRAFGMLENKVASMPRKKHGNIPL is encoded by the coding sequence ATGCAAGCCGAAACCCGTCCTGAGACCGATTCTCCGCTCAATCCCAAACCATCAAAAATTGATATGCTGGCCCGAAAAAACGCTGAAGCTGAGCTTGGCGGAGGTCAGAAACGAATTGATAACCAACACGCTAAAGGAAAACTCACCGCCCGCGAGCGGGTTGCACTTTTGATGGATGAAGGGTCCTTCGAAGAGATTGGTAAGTTTGTGATGCATCGGAGCCGCGATTTTGGGCTCGACAAGGAGCACTATCTGGGCGATGGTGTCGTAACGGGCTATGGTACGGTCGACGGTCGGCTCGTCTACGTGTTTGCGCAGGATTTTACGGTTTTTGGTGGTGCTCTGTCCGAAACCCATGCCGAAAAAATTTGTAAGCTCATGGACCTGGCCATGCAAAACGGCGCTCCTCTTATTGGTTTGAACGATTCGGGAGGAGCTCGGATTCAGGAGGGCGTTCTGTCGCTGGCAGGCTATGCCGATATTTTTTACCGGAATACGAAAGCGTCGGGCGTGATTCCGCAATTATCGGCCATTATGGGGCCATGCGCTGGTGGCGCTGTGTATAGTCCGGCCATTACCGATTTTATTTTTATGGTTGAGAATACGAGCTATATGTTCGTGACCGGGCCTAACGTAGTTAAAACGGTAACGCATGAAACGGTGACGGCCGAAGAACTGGGTGGAGCCAGCACGCATAGCACCAAATCAGGTGTGACACATTTCGCCTGCGAAAACGAGCTGCTTTGTATTCAGCATATTAAACGACTATTGAGTTATATTCCACAAAATTGCGAAGATGAGCCCACTCGGTATGCCTATGAACCGACCGACGAAAGCCGTTCGGCATTAAACAGTATTATTCCCGACAACCCGAACCAGCCTTACGACATGCGCGAGGTGATTGCCGAACTGGTCGATGCCGACAGTTTTATGGAGGTGCATAAAAACTTTGCCGAAAACATTGTTGTGGGGTTTGCCCGGATTGCGGGCCGTAGTATTGGTGTGGTAGGTAATCAACCGGCCGTACTGGCTGGCGTACTCGATATTAATGCCAGTACCAAAGCGGCTCGTTTCGTTCGATTCTGCGATTGTTTCAATATCCCTTTGCTGGTACTTGAAGATGTACCCGGCTTTTTGCCCGGCACCGATCAGGAGTGGAATGGCATCATCACCAACGGTGCCAAACTATTATATGCCTTTTGTGAAGCCACAGTGCCACGCGTGACGGTCATTACGCGTAAAGCCTATGGAGGGGCGTATGATGTGATGAATTCGAAACACATCGGTGCCGATCTGAACTATGCCTGGCCATCGGCCGAGATTGCCGTAATGGGTGCCAGCGGTGCGGCCGAAATTATTTTCAAACGCGAAATTGCCGAAGCCACCGACCCGCAGGCCAAACTTCAGGAAAAAGTACAGGACTATACCGAAAAATTTGCCAACCCCTACAGGGCTGCTCATCGGGGGTATATCGACGAGGTAATTATGCCCGATCAAACACGGCAAAAACTCATTCGGGCGTTTGGTATGCTGGAAAATAAGGTGGCCAGTATGCCAAGGAAAAAACATGGAAATATTCCTTTGTGA
- a CDS encoding lipase family protein yields MKKSLSAIYLLTIFPLLTACTPSTLAPRPVLISSNQLVYYTNSILHRIVTSNDSLSYEPADYELSINRITYQTTLNDGTTVTASGIVYVPSRLNSPNQQYPLLSFQHPTAFSDAEAPSGTDFSVVSFSYPIYFATHGYIVACPDYIGYGAADHVPHDYEYRQTLARATVDMMLATKSFLAQQNIEWTNQLFLAGYSEGGYATMSAQQLIEQKYSDELPITGSSCGAGPYAMPAFFKYVTQQPTVGGVANYIYAWETLSYDRIYGLNNPVSYYFKEPYASQIGQSLDNARSIALSFDQICTDQFRADVTNPISPFGKALSDNDLSNWDSHTTTQLVHSEEDEIIPFLTSQQTYTSMRQHGSSNLSLVALPTGSHVPTEVLFMRRSLNWLEQQKK; encoded by the coding sequence ATGAAAAAAAGCTTATCTGCTATCTACCTGCTCACTATTTTCCCGCTTCTTACTGCCTGCACTCCCAGCACATTAGCCCCCAGACCTGTACTGATCAGTTCCAATCAGCTTGTTTATTATACCAATAGCATTCTCCATCGCATTGTTACTTCCAACGATTCGCTATCGTATGAACCGGCCGATTACGAACTGAGTATCAACCGGATTACCTATCAAACCACACTAAACGACGGCACAACCGTTACAGCGTCGGGCATCGTTTATGTGCCCAGTCGATTAAACTCGCCCAATCAACAGTATCCTTTACTCAGCTTCCAGCACCCAACTGCGTTTTCGGATGCCGAAGCCCCATCGGGAACCGATTTCAGCGTTGTTAGTTTTTCGTATCCGATTTATTTCGCTACGCACGGATACATCGTTGCCTGTCCCGATTACATCGGCTATGGCGCAGCCGACCATGTACCGCACGACTACGAATACCGCCAGACACTGGCCCGAGCCACCGTCGACATGATGCTGGCCACCAAAAGCTTTCTGGCCCAACAGAACATTGAGTGGACCAATCAGCTCTTTCTGGCGGGCTACTCAGAAGGCGGCTACGCAACCATGTCGGCCCAACAACTTATTGAACAGAAATATTCGGATGAGTTACCAATAACCGGATCAAGTTGTGGCGCCGGGCCTTACGCCATGCCCGCTTTCTTCAAGTATGTGACTCAGCAACCGACCGTTGGCGGTGTTGCCAATTACATCTATGCCTGGGAAACTCTAAGCTACGATCGCATCTATGGCCTGAATAATCCTGTCAGCTACTACTTCAAAGAGCCCTATGCCAGCCAGATTGGCCAGTCGCTCGACAATGCCCGTTCCATTGCCCTAAGTTTCGACCAGATTTGTACAGATCAGTTTCGGGCCGATGTCACCAATCCCATATCGCCTTTCGGTAAAGCACTGTCTGATAATGACTTGTCCAACTGGGACTCGCATACAACCACTCAACTGGTTCATAGCGAAGAAGACGAAATCATACCGTTCCTAACGTCTCAGCAGACCTATACATCGATGCGGCAACATGGTTCATCGAACCTGAGTCTGGTGGCGCTCCCCACAGGCTCGCACGTGCCAACCGAAGTGCTGTTTATGCGCCGTTCGCTGAACTGGCTTGAACAGCAAAAAAAGTAA
- a CDS encoding GMP synthase: MSLVKIAVLDMNNNHPNEGMRCILQLIRNVQGNHQQADLSVGLSYDVFNVRASNELPGLDYDIYISSGGPGSPLATDDDWEKRFFALVDQLFNWNRTNDRKKYMFLICHSFQLTVRHLGVGKLSRRKSTSFGIFPVHKTDDGCSEPLFQQLPDPFYAVDSRDFQITEPNINRMNDMGASILCLEKIRPHVPLDRAIMAIRFSPEVIGTQFHPEADNEGMLRYFLTDEKRNQIVRNFGQEKYDAMVAYLQDPDKIALTESVILPEFLNQAIATLAATDQYIEQS, translated from the coding sequence ATGAGCTTAGTAAAAATTGCTGTTCTGGACATGAATAACAACCATCCCAATGAGGGAATGCGCTGTATTCTGCAACTGATTCGAAACGTTCAGGGCAATCATCAACAAGCTGACTTATCGGTCGGGCTATCTTACGATGTGTTTAATGTTCGGGCCAGTAACGAACTTCCGGGTCTGGACTACGATATTTATATTTCGTCGGGTGGGCCGGGCAGTCCGCTGGCTACCGACGACGATTGGGAAAAACGTTTTTTCGCTCTCGTTGATCAGCTATTCAACTGGAATCGGACCAACGATCGAAAAAAGTATATGTTCCTGATTTGCCATTCCTTTCAGTTGACCGTCCGGCATCTGGGCGTAGGCAAACTGAGTCGGCGTAAATCAACATCCTTTGGTATTTTTCCGGTCCATAAAACCGACGATGGCTGTTCGGAACCGTTGTTTCAGCAATTGCCCGATCCATTTTATGCCGTCGATTCGCGCGATTTTCAGATCACCGAGCCCAACATAAACCGCATGAATGACATGGGCGCGTCGATTCTTTGTCTGGAAAAAATTCGGCCGCATGTTCCTCTCGACCGGGCCATTATGGCTATCCGGTTTTCGCCCGAAGTGATTGGTACTCAATTTCATCCGGAAGCCGATAATGAAGGGATGCTTCGTTATTTCCTGACCGACGAAAAACGGAATCAGATCGTTCGGAACTTCGGTCAGGAAAAATACGATGCAATGGTGGCCTACCTGCAGGACCCCGACAAAATTGCCCTGACCGAATCGGTTATTTTGCCAGAATTCCTGAATCAGGCTATTGCCACGCTGGCTGCTACGGATCAGTATATCGAACAGTCTTAA